One Chaetodon trifascialis isolate fChaTrf1 chromosome 12, fChaTrf1.hap1, whole genome shotgun sequence DNA window includes the following coding sequences:
- the cog3 gene encoding conserved oligomeric Golgi complex subunit 3, whose product MAFTDQSLLDLTDKEMREKLSFWDRRTDAMAPLTEKQMDSVLELRAAAETLSVPSELPIEDLCSLSSRSLQSPFTATVPASTEDVLLKGFQMLDMENDRIETAQQFFAWFAKLQSNMDQDESIKYRRTRDDLNCYQEQCDAILKDVSAALEHLDSLQKQYLFVSNKTGTLHEACEQLLKEQSELVDLAESIQQKLSYFNELENINTKLNSPTLSVNSEGFIPMLSKLDDCIEYVSSHPNFKDYPVYLSKFKQCLSKAMHFMKIHIVNTMQNLTSQLTKRDPLGLTNADNAFTLYYVKFRAVAPKVRSLIEQIEQRAEKIPEYHQLLDEIHQCYLDQREQLLSPSITSTITDLTNQNSKDHCALVRSGCAFMVHVCQDEHQLYNEFFSKPTPKLDELLEKLCLSLYDVLRPLIIHIIHLETLSELCSILKNEMLEDHVHNNAAQLGAFDAVVKQMLEDVQERLVYRTHIYIQTDITGYKPAPGDLAYPEKLEMMERIAQSLKEEQMKQISQESTFSDVQLEDPDGRRNSNAGNVEASSLQSSISPADLHGMWYPTVRRTLVCLSKLYRCIDRAVFQGLSQEALSACIQSLLKASDIILKNKTQIDGQLFLIKHLLIMREQIAPFHTDFAIKEISLDLKKTRDAAFKILNPKAVPKFFRLNSHNAILEFLLEGTPEIKEHYIDSKKDVDRHLKFSCEQFIQQQTQIFVGNLEEFLTKVAALKTMAIQGGPTYSLSQQPWAQPAKINDIVMATYRVMKSKLPSTLQSMSLYLANRDTEFILFKPVRNNIQQVFQRLHALLQEEYSGEDLQIIACPSTEQINLLLSVNK is encoded by the exons ATGGCGTTCACGGATCAGTCCCTCCTGGACCTAACAGATAAAGAAATGCGGGAGAAACTGTCGTTCTGGGATCGCCGCACCGATGCCATGGCCCCCCTCACGGAGAAACAAATGGACTCTGTCCTGGAGCTCCGAGCCGCGGCTGAAACGCTCTCTGTCCCGTCAGAG TTGCCCATTGAGGACTTGTGCAGCCTCTCGTCGCGGTCCTTGCAGTCCCCCTTCACGGCGACTGTGCCCGCTTCAACGGAGGACGTCCTGCTGAAGGGTTTCCAGATGCTCGATATGGAGAATGACCGGATAGAAACGGCACAGCAG TTCTTTGCCTGGTTTGCCAAGTTACAGTCAAACATGGACCAGGATGAGAGCATAAAATACAG GAGAACCAGGGATGATCTAAACTGCTACCAGGAACAGTGCGATGCCATCCTGAAAGACGTCAGTGCTGCCCTGGAGCACTTGGACTCCCTTCAGAAACAGTATCTGTTTGTGTCCAATAAGACTGGCACCCTGCACGAGGCCTGTGAGCAGCTCCTAAAAGAACAG TCAGAGCTCGTTGACCTGGCGGAGAGCATACAGCAGAAACTGTCATATTTTAACGAGTTAGAAAACATAAACACG AAACTGAACTCGCCAACCTTGTCTGTAAATAGTGAGGGCTTTATACCGATGCTGTCGAAATTGGATGACTGCATTGAATATGTTTCTTCGCAT CCCAATTTCAAGGACTATCCAGTTTACTTGTCCAAGTTTAAGCAGTGTCTTTCCAAAGCTATGCACTTCATGAAGATCCACATCGTAAACACTATGCAGAATCTCACAAGCCAGTTAACGAAAAGG GATCCATTGGGCTTGACCAATGCAGACAATGCCTTTACATTGTACTATGTCAAGTTCAGAGCAGTTGCACCTAAAGTTAGA tcACTGATTGAACAGATCGAACAGCGAGCAGAGAAGATTCCCGA ATACCATCAGCTCCTAGATGAAATCCATCAGTGCTACCTTGACCAGAGGGAGCAGCTCCTCAGTCCGAGCATTACATCCACCATTACTGACCTGACcaaccaaaacagcaaagaccACTGCGCCCTG gtTCGCAGTGGCTGTGCTTTTATGGTTCACGTGTGCCAGGATGAGCACCAGCTGTACAATGAGTTCTTCTCTAAACCTACACCTAAACTAGA CGAGCTGCTGGAGAAGTtatgtttgtccttgtatgacGTCCTCCGGCCTCTAATCATCCACATCATCCACCTGGAAACCCTGTCTGAGCTCTGCAGTATTCTCAAGAACGAGATGCTGGAAGACCACGTTCACAACAATG CCGCCCAGCTGGGGGCCTTTGATGCAGTGGTGAAGCAGATGCTGGAGGACGTCCAGGAGAGGCTGGTCTATAGGACTCACATTTACATCCAGACTGATATCACAGGCTACAAACCGGCGCCGGGGGATCTGGCCTACCCTGAGAAACTGGAGATGATGGAG AGAATTGCTCAGAGCTTGAAGGAAGAGCAGATGAAGCAGATTTCACAAGAGTCCACGTTTTCTGATGTTCAGCTTGAGGATCCTGACGGTAGAAGAAACAGTAACGCTG GGAATGTAGAAGCATCGAGCCTGCAGTCGTCGATCTCTCCTGCCGATCTGCACGGCATGTGGTATCCCACCGTCAGACGAACGCTGGTTTGTCTGTCCAAGCTCTACAGATGTATAGAT AGAGCAGTCTTCCAGGGTTTATCTCAAGAAGCCTTATCTGCCTGCATCCAGTCGCTGCTTAAAGCTTCAGATATCATCCTTAAAAACAAG ACGCAAATAGATGGGCAACTTTTCCTGATCAAGCACCTGCTGATAATGCGTGAACAGATTGCCCCATTTCACACCGACTTTGCTATCAAGGAAATCTCACTGGACCTGAAGAAAACGCGAG aTGCTGCCTTCAAAATCCTGAACCCTAAGGCTGTTCCCAAATTCTTCCGACTTAACAGTCACAACGCCATACTTGAATTCCTGTTGGAG GGAACACCGGAGATAAAGGAGCACTACATTGACTCTAAGAAGGACGTGGACCGACACCTGAAGTTCAGCTGTGAGCAGTTCATCCAGCAGCAGACTCAGATCTTTGTGGGGAACCTTGAGGAGTTTCTCACCAAG GTCGCAGCTCTTAAAACTATGGCTATCCAAGGTGGTCCCACATACAGCCTGTCTCAGCAACCTTGGGCGCAGCCAG caaAGATCAACGATATAGTGATGGCTACCTACCGGGTGATGAAGAGCAAGCTGCCAAGCACTTTACAGAGCATGTCCTTGTACTTAGCCAATAGAGACACAGAGTTCATCCTTTTCAAGCCTGTCCGG AATAACATCCAGCAGGTATTCCAAAGACTGCACGCATTGCTTCAGGAGGAATACAGCGGAGAAGACCTTCAAATCATCGCATGCCCATCTACGGAGCAG ATTAACCTACTGCTGTCTGTGAATAAGTAA
- the LOC139340400 gene encoding endothelin receptor type B-like, producing the protein MWTVALVLCLGNILIRVEASDQHSEPFAVIELSETASSGLLILEKQKSNSSIHPTRVAGPKTPHPPMCSESAGIRDAFKYVNTVVSLVVFVVGIVGNSALLKIIYVNKCMRSGPNILIASLALGDLIHIVIDIPINAYRLMAEDWPFGVVLCKLVPFLQKTSVGITVLSLCALSVDRYRAVVSWNRIKGIGVSAWTAIEITLIWVISILLAVPEVVGFDMITMDYKDKHLRICLLHPMQTAQFMQFYKSVKDWWLFGFYFCMPLAWTAIFYTLMTRKMLKSTENTLSDHTKQRREVAKTVFCLVIVFALCWLPLYLSRILKLTLYDEKDPNRCQLLSAFLILDYFGINMASLNSCVNPIALYVVSKRFKRCFKACLCSWRLPLQGVTHDEAQSVLKSRTQDQASEQSCNIKAHKQTSTPLPEQGNTLPC; encoded by the exons ATGTGGACGGTAGCTCTGGTTCTTTGTTTGGGAAATATTCTCATCAGAGTCGAGGCCAGTGATCAGCATTCAGAACCATTCGCTGTAATTGAGCTCTCTGAAACGGCCTCCTCTGGTCTTTTAatactggaaaaacagaaatccaACAGCTCAATTCATCCAACGCGAGTAGCAGGACCAAAAACACCACACCCTCCTATGTGCTCGGAGTCAGCTGGAATCAGAGATGCCTTCAAATATGTCAATACTGTGgtttctcttgttgttttcGTCGTTGGCATAGTGGGGAATTCAGCCTTACTAAAAATTATATATGTAAACAAATGCATGAGAAGTGGACCAAACATTCTCATTGCGAGCCTTGCTTTGGGGGATCTAATCCACATCGTGATAGACATTCCAATCAATGCATACAGG cTCATGGCAGAGGATTGGCCATTCGGCGTGGTGCTGTGCAAACTTGTCCCCTTCCTACAGAAAACCTCTGTTGGAATTACCGTGTTGAGCTTATGTGCTCTGAGTGTTGACAG ATATCGAGCTGTAGTATCCTGGAATCGAATCAAAGGCATTGGGGTTTCAGCGTGGACAGCAATCGAAATAACTCTGATATGGGTTATTTCTATCCTGCTGGCTGTGCCTGAAGTTGTCGGCTTTGATATGATAACAATGGACTATAAAGACAAGCATCTGAGAATATGTCTGCTTCATCCCATGCAAACCGCACAGTTCATGCAG TTTTATAAATCAGTAAAGGACTGGTGGCTCTTTGGCTTCTACTTTTGCATGCCATTGGCCTGGACCGCCATCTTCTACACACTCATGACCAGGAAAATGTTGAAGAGCACTGAGAATACGCTAAGTGACCACACTAAGCAG AGACGAGAAGTGGCAAAAACGGTCTTCTGCCTGGTGATTGTGTTTGCACTTTGCTGGTTGCCTCTGTACCTGAGCAGGATCTTGAAATTAACCTTATATGATGAGAAAGATCCTAATAGGTGTCAGCTGCTGAG CGCCTTTCTCATCCTGGACTATTTTGGCATTAATATGGCATCACTCAACTCTTGCGTCAACCCTATCGCATTGTATGTGGTCAGCAAAAGATTTAAAAGATGCTTCAAG GCATGTCTGTGCAGTTGGCGTCTACCTCTTCAAGGCGTCACCCATGACGAGGCGCAGTCTGTTTTGAAGTCCAGAACGCAGGATCAAGCCTCCGAGCAGAGCTGCAACATCAAAGCTCACAAACAGACTTCCACACCTCTACCTGAGCAGGGGAACACCTTGCCGTGTTAA